CATCGGTCCAGCTCCGCTTATAACCGTCAAACGCAGCAGTGTCCGACAGGGTGGAGTATTCCATTACGTCGCCAGCGTCATTCTCGGCCATGGCCTGCCAGAACGCCGCCGCCACTTCCTGGGGCGTCTCAGGTCTACTGCAACCGGCGAGAATAGTAAGTGCAAAAGCGGCAATCAGGCCACGAATAAGGAGACGGATCATTGCTGCGTTACCTCGGGTTCAACATCCGCAGAGCATGATACACCCCTTACAACCTGCAGGTCAGTTCCGCCAGTTCCTCATCAAACACCCGGCGGTTTTCACTGTAATCCACAGGCACCTCCACCAGATGGACACCGCCTTCTGCCAGGGCCTTTTCCAGGGTTGGCTGCAAATCCTGCGTGCGGGTTATGCGATGGCCTTTAGCACCATAGGACTCGGCATAGGTGACGAAATCCGGATTGCGATAGTCCAGCCCGAAATCGGTATACCCCTCCTGCCCCTGCTTCCACTTGATCATGCCGTAGGCGCTGTCGTTGATAATCAACACCACCAGGTTGAGGTTCAGGCGTACCGCCGTTTCCAGCTCCTGGCTGTTCATCATGAACCCGCCGTCGCCACACACCGCCATCACTTTCAGATTCGGATACAGCATGGAGGCCATCATCCCGCTTGGCAGGCCAGCCCCCATGGAAGCCAGAGCGTTGTCGAGCAGCACGGTGTTGTTGTCGTAGGCCGGGTAATTGCGGGCAAACCAGAGTTTGTACATGCCGTTATCCAGCGTGATGATCCCGTCCTCGGGCATTACCTGCCGGACATCGTGGACAATGCGCTGGGGAATCACCGGGAAGCGGTCGTCCTCGGCCCGTTCCTGCAGGTGGGCGTCCACCGCTTCCTTCACTTCCATCAGGCGAGTGAAGTCGTGGTTGGCGCATTGGCCACAGTTTTCGGCCATGTATTCCACGCTGTTGGCGATATCTCCCACCACTTCGTGCTGGGGGAAATAAACCGGGTCGACATCGGCAGCACTGAAGTTCACATGGATGACCTTCTTGCCGCCAGGGGTCATGAAGAAGGGCGGTTTTTCCACGACATCGTGCCCGACGTTGATCACCAGATCGGCGCGGTCGATTGCGCAGTGCACAAAGTCGCCGGCCGAGAGGGCCGCGTTACCCAGGTAACGGGGGTGCCGTTCATCCACCACGCCCTTGCCCATCTGGGTGGTGAAGAAAGGGATGCCGGTGACGTTCACCAGATGCAGCAGCGCCTGTGAGACCCGTTTCCGGTTGGCGCCGGCGCCGATCATGATAAGCGGGTGCCGGGCCTCGCGCAGCATTTCGCAGGCCATCTCCAGACTTTTCGGGCTGGCTGAGGGGCGGCGGGCATCACTGGGCTTGAAGATATGGGTGTCGGATTCAGGGACTTCATCTGCGATGTCTTCCGGCAACTCCAGGTGTACCGCACCGGGACGTTCTTCCGAAGCAAGACGAAAAGCTTCCCGCACCTTGGCGGGAATGGTGTTGGCATTGGTGATCTGCCGGGTGTACTTGGTGAGCGGACGCATCAGGTCCACCACATCCAGAATCTGGAACAGCCCCTGCTTGGAGGATTTGATGGGCTTCTGGCCCGAAATCATCATCATGGGCATACCGCCAAGCTGGGCATAAGCAGCTGCGGTGACGAAGTTGGTGGCACCAGGCCCGAGTGTGGACAAGCAGACACCTACCCGGCCCGTCAGGCGTCCATAGGTGGCGGCCATGAAGCCGGCGGCCTGTTCATGACGATTGAGCACCAGCTTGATACTGGAGGTTCTCAGGGCCTCAAGGAAGGCGAGATTCTCCTCACCGGGCACCGCGAAAATGTATTCAACGCCTTCATTTTCCAGCGCCCGGATAAACAACTCGGCTCCGTTACGGGCCGGCGAGTGTTCGTTGGCCATGGCCTTCCTCTTGATCGGTGGATTCCGGGTGATCGACAGGTATCGGGATCAATCGGTTCTTGGCGGCTCCGCCTGAAGGGCCTCTGCCGGTACGCGATCCTGACCCCAGCTGCGATACACACCCTCTGTTACGCGCCGGAGGGCGTCTTCGTTCACTTCCGCAGGCTCGCCCCGCTCCAGGGGATCATAATGGAAGATATACAGCCGCGATGTGAACTGCTCGAAAGGCAGCGACGACTCGCCAAAACGCTCGCCGTTGCCGGAGGTACTTACCTTGACGCCGTCGCCCCAGTTCTGGCCACTGTCGTTGTTGGGATTGAAAAAGTAAATCCGCATCTCGCCATCCGGGTCCAGCGCGGCCCGGAGAATGGTAATGGCGTGCCAGCCGATAAACCTCGCGGCACTGTCGGTAACGGCGATGCCCGCAGGCTGCGGGTGAATCAGTGGCTGATTGCCGTTGTAGTAGGGGTGATAGCTGGCGTAGAAATGGCGGATAAAGCCTTCCAGATCGTGCAGTTTGCCAGTAGCCACATCGACGTTGATGGCAAACCCACGCCCGGCGGACCAGCCGTGAAATTCCGGGTTTACCCATTTATGGGGATCACCCTCGCGCCCGACACACAATCGGCCCATCTCCACATAAATGCGATCCAGGTGTGGCACCACCACCAGAGAGACAGGGTCCAGGTCCAGGGTAACCTCAGAAGCGACACCGCCGGCACTTTGCGCCGAGGACACGGGCTGGCCTTCAAAATGAATGACTATTTCATTATCCCGGGCAGCCCAGGCCACCATCTGCAAGAGATAGTCCGGATCGTTGTAGGCCCACATCGACAGAGCACGAGCCGACTGACAGGTCGGGTTGTTGCCCTGCCCTACGCCCAACGGTTGGCCCAACATATTCAGTACGCCCTGAATCAGCCAGGCATTCGGTTGCGGCTGATAGCCATAGGCCAGTTCAAGTCGCTCCCGGGCATGAGGACACAGAGACAGCCGTGCCTGACGCCAAAGACCAGGCGCTACCGGAGGTTGATAGAGAATGCCCCGCTCCAGCAGCAGCGCCAGGCCATAAATGCCCTGGGCCGTTTCCGGATAGATGCCTTCGTTAATCAGGGTGTGAACTAGCTCCCGGTAACACATCAGGCAATCTCGGCCGGTACTGGACAGACCCAGCGCCTCGCTCAGCAAGGTGTCCTGATCTGCAAGAATGAATCGGATGAACGCGGCGTGGTAGGGCGACACCAATCCGGTGTCGTGCATGGAACGTGCGAACCCGGTGGCTTCGTTCTGCAGGGCCTGGGCATCCATGGTTTCCAGCCGCTGCTGGTAAACCACGGTTCCGGGATCTTCGCTGCAGGCCCGGGTGGGCCCGTAGAGGCTGGAAATCAGCCGGTCCGCACCCCGGCCAGCACCACCAAGATCGGCCTGCGGATCCGCCCGGCACAAAGCAATCTGGGTGATCATGCGGCGCACGTCGGTCACCTGGATCGGGCGTTGCTCAAGAATCCGCCAGATTTCTTCGATCAGACTGTCGATCACATGCTCGTAGCCGATGTGATCAGCAACGTACTGGACCACAGCCTGACTGATCAGCGCGAGCTTGCCCTGCTCCCGCTCGGCTTCACCGGTCATGCCGAACAACAGGCCCAGGTTGATGGCCAGGACCTGAGTCAGGTAGTGGTGCGCCTGTTCGGCCGATACCGAGGGATGCAGATAGTGGCCTCGGGCCACGGCAAGCAACCGCAGTTCGCTGAAAGCCTCAATGACCACGGTGTCGGCACTCTGGCTTTGCAGCGAATGGGTTGTCAGTGTGGGGAGAAGAATACCGGGTTCGGCCCAGTCCGTACCGGCGAACACGCCGGCCAGTTCGAGGCGTTCGGCGCGCTCCTCGATAACCTGGCAGCCACCAGGCTGCAGCAGGACCCGTCGGGCAGTATCCAGTACGCGCGGAAGCTTGCCGGCCCTTGCGAAGGGCCGGCTCTCTTCCATGGCCTGGATCGCGTCATCCAGCCGTTGCACCAGCTTGTCGAAATTCACAGCTGGCGTTGCGCTGCCCGGTTGGTGATCGTTCAAACGATAATCCTCAGGGCCTGGCACCAAACCCGTTTGTTGTTAATGCTTCTCCTGATTATACATAGAAATCGAGGTCTTCCTGATGTTTCAGGAGGTCCCGCATGACGTAAGGATCTTCACCGAAGAAATACACCAGCCCCCAGTGGGTACCGAACGCAGTACGCTTGGTAACGGTTTCTTCCAGCGGCGGCGTCAGCTCGTGAGACTCGAAATACTCGTGATTTTCGGTCTCTTCCGGGATCTCCAGCCTGCTGACCACCCGGCGACGCGGATAGACCCCGAAGCAGCCGGCATAACCCTTGGCATCCACCACTTCCTTCGGGAAAAAGGCTTTGATTTCTTCTTCGGTGGTTTTCGGATCGAAGGCCAGGATCAGACCCTGATAGGCGTTGAAGCCATAGGCCTTCTCCAGCAACTCGAACACCTTGAAGCCCGGCGGACGATAAGCCACCTCGCCAAAGTACATGGTACTGTCACTGGTGACGAAGTATTCCGGATGCACGAAACCGAAGTCGATGTCGAAGGTCTTGATCAGCTTCTCGATTTCGCCCCGGATCTGGTCCCGGTATTTCTCGAGGTCGGGTGTTGCCGGCACGAACACGGAGTAGCCCAGCGTTACATACTCGGAGATATTCAGGAAGGCGATCTTGCCGTTGTGGATCCAGGCCTCGACCGCAAATTCCCAGCCATCCAGGTGCGACTCCATCAGAACCGGAAATTCTTCTTCCGGGATGGTGTCCACTTCGTCAGGCGTGCGGATCACCCGGTGGCCAAGACAGCCGGCCTTGTCGAACGCCTTGAGGTGGATCGGGTCGTTGGGGTCGCCATCCAGTTTCAGCAGAGTCTGATTTACCCGCTTGAGGAACCGGATAACGTCACCCTTGTCGTGGGCCTCTTCGAAGATACCCACCCGGATGCCACCGAGCTGGGCCCGGCGCTTCATCAGGGCTTTGTCACGCAACAACATGGCCTGACCGAACAGACGCGGCTTGTCCATCAACACCGAGTTGATGGCACCGGCCCACTCCACGGTTTCCTCAAA
This genomic stretch from Marinobacter salsuginis harbors:
- a CDS encoding ATP-grasp domain-containing protein, with translation MSEQKYNPEKGYIALLGWSLNAVEAADKFDRRYVVVAPDWAEAYCEEHDIPYVPWNFERLNDRSVEIAQTLKEMGVDVAIPLFEETVEWAGAINSVLMDKPRLFGQAMLLRDKALMKRRAQLGGIRVGIFEEAHDKGDVIRFLKRVNQTLLKLDGDPNDPIHLKAFDKAGCLGHRVIRTPDEVDTIPEEEFPVLMESHLDGWEFAVEAWIHNGKIAFLNISEYVTLGYSVFVPATPDLEKYRDQIRGEIEKLIKTFDIDFGFVHPEYFVTSDSTMYFGEVAYRPPGFKVFELLEKAYGFNAYQGLILAFDPKTTEEEIKAFFPKEVVDAKGYAGCFGVYPRRRVVSRLEIPEETENHEYFESHELTPPLEETVTKRTAFGTHWGLVYFFGEDPYVMRDLLKHQEDLDFYV
- a CDS encoding acetolactate synthase large subunit; translation: MANEHSPARNGAELFIRALENEGVEYIFAVPGEENLAFLEALRTSSIKLVLNRHEQAAGFMAATYGRLTGRVGVCLSTLGPGATNFVTAAAYAQLGGMPMMMISGQKPIKSSKQGLFQILDVVDLMRPLTKYTRQITNANTIPAKVREAFRLASEERPGAVHLELPEDIADEVPESDTHIFKPSDARRPSASPKSLEMACEMLREARHPLIMIGAGANRKRVSQALLHLVNVTGIPFFTTQMGKGVVDERHPRYLGNAALSAGDFVHCAIDRADLVINVGHDVVEKPPFFMTPGGKKVIHVNFSAADVDPVYFPQHEVVGDIANSVEYMAENCGQCANHDFTRLMEVKEAVDAHLQERAEDDRFPVIPQRIVHDVRQVMPEDGIITLDNGMYKLWFARNYPAYDNNTVLLDNALASMGAGLPSGMMASMLYPNLKVMAVCGDGGFMMNSQELETAVRLNLNLVVLIINDSAYGMIKWKQGQEGYTDFGLDYRNPDFVTYAESYGAKGHRITRTQDLQPTLEKALAEGGVHLVEVPVDYSENRRVFDEELAELTCRL